The DNA segment TTGCCCCGGCACAGGGCACCTCCACTGACGAGGCCAGTTTGAAACAAAGAGCGGCGGCTTATGTAACCGGCCGGAAGCTGGATTCAGCCCTGTATTTCGGTAAAAAGCTGAGCGAACTATATCCTACTGCCGGCAATTACCTGCTCACGGGCAGTGTATACGAGTTACGGAACGATAGAACCAATGCGGATAAGTTGTATAGTAAGGCCATTGAGGTAGCCGGCAAGGAACTTTACAAGGTATATTCGGACCTGGGATTGGTAATGCTGAAAAGAAGGGATACGGTAAAAGCCATGAGCTATGAATATGCCTCCCTTGGCTTGTACAGCAGTCAGCCAGACGTACATTATTTCCTGGGCGGGCTGCATGAGGTGCGGAACACGGTTGATTCTGCCAATTATCATTTTACCCAGGCCTGGCTCCTGGACAGCACCAATTCGGTTTATCTTAAAAAGATGTACGCCATTACTTATCCGGCAGGTAATGTAGCTACCGCATTGCGCTACCTGGAAAAAGCCCTGGTTATGGACCCAACAGATAAGGAGGCACGCAGTACGCTGGTGTACGGGTACCTGGAAGTGGATGCCTTTGACAAGGCCCTGGTGCTGTTGAAAAAGAAGATGGGCGATACGCTGGCCGGAGATGTGGATTATTTTAACCTGGCCAGGTGTTACCTGAACCTGGGGGATACAGCCAATGGCGTACCGGCCCTGCAACAGGCCATTGCCTTAAGTCCGGCAGTCAATACTACTTATTATGATGAGCTGGTCAATGTACTGGCGGCACAGGGTCAACATAAGAATATGCTGGAAGTATATGTTGCGGGTGCGGCGGCTGGTATGGAAGGCTATCAACAATGGCTGTCAGCCTACGGAGAAGCCATCACCGAAATGAAACGCATTTATAAGGCCATGGATACTACGAATACCACTACCAGTTTGTATCAATTGGGGAAGCTTTACCTTTCTGTACAGGATTATACCAATTCCCTGAAAGTGTTGCAGGACTATCAGACGGCAGGGGGACAGCCTTCTGACAGTTTGTTTTCCCTGTTAGCGATAGGCTATTTGTCGCTGAACCATTATGCCCAGGCCAGGGAGGCTATTGATAAAGCGCTGGCGACTTCGCCGGGCAATGAAGATTATCGGTTGTTATTGCTTTCCATCCTGTACCGGATGAAAGATTATAAAGAGGTCATTGCGGCTATTGATGGCACCCAGGTATTGCAACAAAAGGGGAAGGCTATGGATGCGCCTGTAAAGCGGTATTTGTTATTTAAATCACATTTGGCGCTGGGCCATGTGAAAGAGGCGGCCTTGTACTATACAACCCAATTCTGAAAGAACGACCTATATTAAAGCACTTTGCGGTATAGATTCAGGAGGGGTGGAAAGCGGATAAGCATGTTATAGGGGCTATTTCGCTTTCCATCCTTATTTTGATTGTATTATTCTTCTACAGGGCTGTTTTCTTCCGGTTCCGCAGTGGGTAATGGTACGGGGTGCTTGGTTTTGTTGGTGATGAGCAGTACAAATTTGGTGGTGAGGGTAATCTCGTAGGTGTTGTGTTTGAAGAGGTATTTGGTATCATTATTCTCCAGGAGTACGGAGGCGAGGTCGCGCGCGAGCTGGATGCCGCCGATGGTATTACCGGCTTTACCCTCTTCGAAGATGATAGTGAATTTGTACCCGGCTTTCCGGGCGATGCCCAGTTTTTCAAAATCAATACGGTTGAGCGCCAGTTCCTGGTCGGCCGTAATGGATTTTTTCAGCAGGATCTTAATGATAGGCAGGTACTTAGCCCAAACTTGTGTGTACATTCTATTCGTTGTTTTTTACTTGTTTAGCATGCTGGCAGGCAGGCGTTTTGGGTGCGGCAGGGCGCAGAGAGCATTTTCAGGATAGGTGCAGCTACTGCAAAGGTGCGTATAAATACGGCAAAAAACGAATCCAGCAGGAGAAATAAATATTTGTAAGTGTGGAGGATAGAGGAATTTACTCCATTTTAGAGGAACAAGGCGTCATTTAGGCCGTATTTGTCCTGTATAGTGGTTGGCCGTTCTACGGGGACAATTAGCTTCTCCTGGAAGCGTGCAGGCGACTTACAGTCTGATTGAGCAGAATGTAGATGGGGTGCGATCATTTTATTTCTTTTGCATTTAAGTAAACTCTGTTTTATTAGTTTCCAGCAACAGGTAGGAGGCCTGGCAAGTACCCATAGGTACTAACACATACCATCGTATCTTCCCGTTCATCAGGCCCATAGTATTTTCATAGGCAAGGGGGCTCTAAAACATTTGACCGATCATCTTTTCAGCTTGAACAATGGATCTTTTCTGAAGATAAATACACCATTATTGGGTAATTTTCAAATTTCGTGTACATTGCTTCACGTTAGGATTTCGTCCATTATGAAAATTGCGTTGGATATAACCCGACTGAAAACATGCTTATTTGAAGCAACAATCGCAATTAAAGACATAAGTCACATTTTTTAGGGATTTCTGCACATTTCTAATTTGTTTAGTAGCAACACTTTTTATAGATTAATTTTGTCACTATCTTAACTGATATGAAACTTCAATTTTCTGGGCACGAATCGTTTATTTGCAAACACTTTTGGCTTAAAAAGGGGTATGATTTTGTCATTGGGAAAGGAAATTTTAATGCCGAATCTGCTGTTATTGAATTAGGCGTTGGTAAGAACATGGTAACCTCTATTTCTTATTGGTTAAAATCATTTGGAATAGTGGATCATCAATCCCAAGTTACCCAATTGGGAGATTTTCTTTTTCATGACAAACAGGGCGTAGATCCATATATCGAAAGTTTAGCCACTATTTGGCTATTACATTACTCATTACTAAAAACCAGTAAAGCTTCAATTTATACTCTTTTTTTTAATGAATTCCGTAAGGGCAGGGTGGATTTTACCAAAGAACAATTCCTAAACTTCATCAAAAGAAGAATGGAAGATGATGAACAGAGTTTTAATGAAAAAACGGTGGGATCGGATCTCAGTGTCTTTATCCGAAATTATTTAAACCCTACGTATAAAGACACCAAAATTGACATCGAAGAAGATTTCTCAGGGCTGCTTATTGACTTAGATTTAATACGCTCATTTAAATCAGAAAATGCTGAAGGTAGAATAGTAGATTGGTTTCAAATTGAGAATAAGTTACAGATTGACTTACCTTCAGAAATAGTGCTGTTTGCAATATTGGACAATGAAATGTATGGAAAATCTATTCCTTTTAAAGAACTGCTAGTAGGTGATAATTCCCCAGGAGTTGTATTTGCATTAAGTGAAGAAGGCTTATTCAATAAAATAGAGACGATCGTTAAGGATTATAAGGGTATAGTTTATACTGAAACAGCAGGAATAAGGGAACTCCAAATTAAAAGAACACTAAATAAGTGGGAAATACTGCATGGCTACTTCAAAAATTAAATTTTCACCTTCCGTTAATATCATTCGAGACAGTAATTATTTAATTAATTACATTCCAACACCTAATGCCGTCCAATCATTCAACACTATCCTAAACAATGCAATAACAGGGATTAAGTCGCACGTCTTGATTGGTTCATTTGGAACAGGAAAGTCATCATTTTTACTGGCATTTAAACAAACGTTAGAAGGGAATAAGGTCCATTTTAAAGGATTCGATAAGTTAATAAAGCAAGTCCCTAAGTATGAATTCTTTCCCGTAATAGGAGAGTTTTTATCCCTTGAATCCTATTTCGCCAAAGAATTTAATTTAGGAAAAGGGTATACCGCCAATGACGTTATTAAAGCATTAGACAAGCACTTTAAATCTATTAAGAAGAAAGGTAAAGGATTGGCGATTATAGTGGATGAATTTGGCAAGTTCTTAGAATTTGCAGCTAAAAACAACCCTGAATCCGAGTTATACTTTATTCAGCTTTTGGCTGAATGGGTCAATGATAGTGATAATGATACCCTACTAATAACAACCCTACACCAAGATTTTAGCGCTTACGCATTACACTTAAATAAATTACAAAGACAGGAATGGGATAAGGTGAAAGGTCGTTTGAAAGATGTTGCTTTCAACGAACCTGTAGAGCAATTACTTTATTTAGCTTCAGAGCGCATCAATGAAAAATTTCCATCAAAATCATTTGACAAGAATTTTGATAAACTTTTTGACTGCATAAAAGAAGCAAAAGCTTTTCCTTTAAAGGATTACCTGGAAAAGGAATTTGCACAAAAGTTATACCCATTTGATATACTCTCAGCCGCCGTATTGACTCTCGCTTTACAAAAATATGGACAAAATGAAAGAAGCCTATTTTCTTTTATTGAATCTAACGATCATTTAGGGATCAATGAGTTTAGTTCAAAAAATAAAACATACTTCAGCATATCCCAAGTTTATGATTATTTATTAAACGGTTATTACTCCTTTCTGACCACAAAATACAATCCGCATTATACACAATGGTCTGCTATTAGAAAGGCGCAAGAACGTTTAGAAGGCCTCTTTACAGATACGCTTTCGCAAAAACAGGCCGGCGATTTAGTAAAACTCATCGGTTTACTCAATATCTTTTCTCCGGCCTCAGCCAAACTTGAACGCCGGTTTTATTACAATTATGCCAAGCTTGCTATGGGCCTAAAAAATCCTGAAGGCCTTTTAAAAGAATTGGAAAGCAAAAAAATCGTCAGATATGTGAATCATAGCCTTAGGTATATTTTATTTGAGGGTACGGATCTTGATATTGAATTGGCAATAGATGATGCAGGAAGATTGATAGAGAAATTGACTAATGTGGTTGATCATCTCAACCAATATTTTGAGTTTCCCTTTATAGCTGCTAAATCAGTTTATTATGAAATAGGAACTCCTCGCTTCTTTCAATTCAAATTGACAGATGAGCCTATTAAATTAATTCCTGAAGGGGAGGTTGACGGATTCATAAATCTTCTTTTTTCAGAGGATTCGAAAATTATCAAAAAAATAGAAGACATTTCATCCAAGTGTGAAGAAGCTATTTTATATGGCTATTATAAAAATACTGCTGACATTAAAACTATATTATTTGAGATTCAGAAAATAAAAAAAGTTATTGAAAACAATCAAGATGACAGAACTGCCATAAAACTTTTAAATGAAGAATTGTCGATTAAAATTAAGCTACTTAAT comes from the Paraflavitalea devenefica genome and includes:
- a CDS encoding DUF4007 family protein — its product is MKLQFSGHESFICKHFWLKKGYDFVIGKGNFNAESAVIELGVGKNMVTSISYWLKSFGIVDHQSQVTQLGDFLFHDKQGVDPYIESLATIWLLHYSLLKTSKASIYTLFFNEFRKGRVDFTKEQFLNFIKRRMEDDEQSFNEKTVGSDLSVFIRNYLNPTYKDTKIDIEEDFSGLLIDLDLIRSFKSENAEGRIVDWFQIENKLQIDLPSEIVLFAILDNEMYGKSIPFKELLVGDNSPGVVFALSEEGLFNKIETIVKDYKGIVYTETAGIRELQIKRTLNKWEILHGYFKN
- a CDS encoding tetratricopeptide repeat protein, coding for MSKVITLLSTIFTLLACGVSMIAPAQGTSTDEASLKQRAAAYVTGRKLDSALYFGKKLSELYPTAGNYLLTGSVYELRNDRTNADKLYSKAIEVAGKELYKVYSDLGLVMLKRRDTVKAMSYEYASLGLYSSQPDVHYFLGGLHEVRNTVDSANYHFTQAWLLDSTNSVYLKKMYAITYPAGNVATALRYLEKALVMDPTDKEARSTLVYGYLEVDAFDKALVLLKKKMGDTLAGDVDYFNLARCYLNLGDTANGVPALQQAIALSPAVNTTYYDELVNVLAAQGQHKNMLEVYVAGAAAGMEGYQQWLSAYGEAITEMKRIYKAMDTTNTTTSLYQLGKLYLSVQDYTNSLKVLQDYQTAGGQPSDSLFSLLAIGYLSLNHYAQAREAIDKALATSPGNEDYRLLLLSILYRMKDYKEVIAAIDGTQVLQQKGKAMDAPVKRYLLFKSHLALGHVKEAALYYTTQF